A single Phoenix dactylifera cultivar Barhee BC4 chromosome 1, palm_55x_up_171113_PBpolish2nd_filt_p, whole genome shotgun sequence DNA region contains:
- the LOC103721002 gene encoding LOW QUALITY PROTEIN: RNA demethylase ALKBH10B-like (The sequence of the model RefSeq protein was modified relative to this genomic sequence to represent the inferred CDS: inserted 1 base in 1 codon) — translation MTTAVAAAAAAGAVPEMFARDAIIAWFXGEFAAANAIIDALCGHLVQIEGGAEYEALFAAIHRRRMNWIPVLHMQKYFSIADVTGELRRVAARRYAAATEEVVEIKEGKEEEEALAMEGKDSKDSPKEEEEALAMEGKDSKDSPKEEEVVVEMEQERSIYDGGVRDGDSTGDSSDRKVSEEGGGDGGSRGEETSVENVQICADHEDCVARPDRIKIFKGFVAKEAVKGHMVNVVKGLKLYEDIFTDSELLRLAEFINELRLAGRRGELSGETFIFFNKQMKGNKREILQLGVPLFQPTNEAASSNIEPIPPVLQTAIDHLVQWRLIPESRKPNSCIVNFFDEGEHSQPYFKPPHLDNPISTLLLSETTMAFGRVLVSDNNGNYKGSLTLPLKEGSLLVMRGNSADMARHVICQSPGRRVSITFVKVRPADSQTDSSTMAPLTKALTLWQPGTPPAQKVQGGGGEVITYGPHSVIPATWGVTLRAPVVMLAPPRPMVMSPGRRVSRSGTGVFLPWTVGPKKYTKHLPPRIQKRRLPSLPPPLEAQV, via the exons ATGACGACGGCGGtggcggcggcagcggcggcgggagCGGTGCCGGAGATGTTTGCCCGGGACGCGATCATAGCGTGGT CGGGGGAATTCGCGGCGGCGAACGCGATCATCGATGCGCTGTGCGGGCACCTGGTGCAGATCGAAGGGGGAGCAGAGTACGAGGCGTTGTTCGCCGCCATCCACCGGCGGCGGATGAACTGGATCCCCGTGCTCCACATGCAGAAGTACTTCTCCATCGCCGACGTCACCGGAGAGCTCCGCCGCGTCGCTGCCCGTCGCTACGCCGCCGCCACGGAGGAGGTGGTGGAGATCAAGGAgggcaaggaggaggaggaggccctgGCGATGGAGGGGAAGGACAGCAAAGATTCtccaaaggaggaggaggaggccctgGCGATGGAGGGGAAGGACAGCAAAGATTCTcctaaggaggaggaggtggtggtggagatGGAGCAGGAGAGATCGATATATGACGGCGGCGTTAGGGACGGAGATTCTACCGGAGATTCCTCAGATCGGAAGGTCTCCGAAGAAGGCGGAGGCGATGGAG GATCTCGAGGGGAAGAAACTTCTGTGGAGAATGTCCAGATATGTGCTGATCACGAGGATTGTGTGGCACGCCCTGACCGGATCAAGATCTTCAAAGGTTTTGTAGCCAAAGAGGCAGTGAAAGGGCATATG GTTAATGTCGTGAAAGGTCTGAAGCTGTATGAGGACATCTTCACAGACTCAGAGCTTCTGAGGCTTGCGGAATTTATAAATGAACTCCGTCTTGCAGGTAGAAGGGGTGAACTCTCAG GTGAAACATTCATTTTCTTCAACAAACAGATGAAAGGGAACAAGAGAGAGATCCTTCAGCTTGGTGTTCCATTGTTTCAACCAACTAATGAGGCAGCATCAA GTAATATAGAACCAATTCCCCCAGTTTTGCAGACTGCCATCGATCACCTAGTTCAATGGCGTTTAATACCAGAAAGCAGAAAACCAAACAGTTGCATTGTCAACTTCTTTGATGAG GGTGAGCACTCGCAGCCATATTTCAAACCTCCGCACCTGGACAATCCAATCTCCACACTTCTCCTTTCTGAGACAACAATGGCTTTCGGACGGGTGCTTGTCAGCGACAACAATGGAAACTACAAGGGTTCCCTCACACTTCCACTGAAGGAAGG GTCTCTATTAGTCATGCGTGGGAACAGCGCAGACATGGCCAGGCATGTCATTTGCCAATCCCCAGGCAGAAGGGTGAGCATCACTTTTGTGAAGGTTCGACCTGCCGACAGCCAAACCGATTCCTCTACCATGGCTCCGCTAACTAAAGCTCTCACCCTCTGGCAACCTGGAACTCCACCGGCACAAAAGGTGCAGGGTGGTGGTGGTGAAGTCATTACCTATGGGCCTCACAGTGTGATTCCAGCCACATGGGGAGTGACCCTCCGTGCTCCTGTCGTCATGCTGGCGCCGCCCCGTCCCATGGTCATGAGTCCTGGTAGGAGAGTGTCACGCAGCGGCACCGGTGTATTCTTACCA